aaaaaaattttgagaagccGATGATGACATGATAATAAACagtacaataattattttttcttcaatcttaatacagaaaaattttttttcggtatttcacggctttattttttaaatttttaaataagccTGCATCAGTCATCCTTTCCCAATATAAATCATCAATCATAacctgatttaaaaaaaacaaaaaaattttgaagcagTGATCAGTTTGAAAAGCATatattttaagcaattttcTCTCCAAAAATGTAAATCAATCATGTCAATCATGTCAATCATGTGTGACCATCTCTAATTAGAATAATAAAAAGTCATTTTATGCTTTATTAATCGGTTTTAaagtaatatttgaaaaatttgtcttTTGCAAGCTATGGATCAATCACATCAATCATAatacttaaaacaaatttagttaaatttttgtaaagacaTATTAAATAACTCTAAATACCAGACCTGGTATATCAATTCAATTTTCAACACCCTTATACtaattttacttcaaaaatgtGTGTCAATCACATCATCAATCATGTGCGAACAACACGAATTAAAAACCTATAAAGTTCATATAGGGtttattaaatagttttaatgttACATTTAAAAGTTTAGCCATTCAAGATATATATCAATCAAAtcaattattatacttttttacaaaattatcatATCAATCCATTCAAATTTTACCTATTTTTCCTTTAATAATCTGCCTGACACCCTTATTACTCCTTTTACTTCAAAAATCTAAGTCAATCACATCATCAATCATATACGGACATCACCAATTGAGAATATATAAAGCCcatatattgttttattaaaaggTTTTAAGGTTACATTTAAAAGTTTAGCCTACAAGTTACGTATCAATGAAATCAATCATAATactttataagaaaatttagttcaatttttcaaaaaatcatttttaacacATAATCCATTTAATTTTTAGGTACTTTTCAAGTATCTGTACCATACTCTCTATTTTTAGCGGCTAACGCCCTAGttattatttaactttaaaaatgtgAATCAATCATCAATCATGTGCCAACATCaccatttagaaaaatataaagccCTTATGTGGTTTATTAAACCATTTTAAGGTTACATTTAAAAGTTTAGTCCTCCAAGTTATGCATCATTCATATCAATCATGAAACattacaacaatatttagttaaatttttgaaaaggcaTACTGAATAACTCTTAAAATATCTTTATCATAGCAATCCATTTAATTTTCAACACCcttatttgtaattttacttCGGAAATGTGAATCAGGCATATCATCAATCATGTGCGAAGAGCaccaattagaaaaatataaagccCTTTTATGATTTAAAGACCGTTTTTAAGGTTGCATTTCCATGTTTGGCCTTTCAGGCTTTGTATCAATCAAATCTATCATTatacttttttgcaaaatttagttaaagttttgaataaatcatttataaaatctctacgcatttaattttcaactattttttcatCAATCATCTGAATTCACATTCATTATTTTTAGACTCTGACCCTTTTATACTAATTCAATCAAATCAACCTTGTACGAAGACAACCAATTACTTGTTTACAAAATccagcaaaatttttcaaaaagtatattaaataactgtaaataatacttttttttcatccCAATCATACGACCTTATGATTCATTTTTATTCTTTCCAAGTAAACCCTGTAATGGGCTTGATTATTGAAGCTCTAAAATAAACTTGTATCCATcatgatttttgtaaaaaaaagcgTCAATCAAAACCTGATCTTTATGAAGCAATCTATTTATATGCCACAATTGTCAATGCTTTGCAGAGAAAAGTACATTTGCTAATAAATTTTACTGCAAAAGCATCAATCAATCATATAAACCATTTACGATTATCATCTATTAgaacaattttaattatttttagagattgtttaaaggtttttttgaaattttttttcgttcaagCTTTACATCCAGCAAATCAatcataacaatttttttacaaaattcagctaaattttacaaaactcaTATTAATAActgcaaataataattttttattctcaaTCTGTTTATTTTTCTCCAATTTTTCTTCAATCAACTGCATCCTATTTTCAGACGCTAACAcccttattatttattttcattgtttcAAAGTTAAAGTTGTAATGTGCTTTATTactgaataattttttcttttttggtttaaGCATCAGTCAAGTTtcgatttttatgaaataatcaATTTTATCATCAATGAATCATTTGTTAGTCCAATTTAcagaaaaaacatgaaaaaatcataTCAATCATTTACGTTCATCATATTTAGAACGAATTGAATCACTTTTAGGGCTTGTTTAACGTgttattgaaaactttttcgTTCAAGCTTTGCATCAATCAAAACAATCGTTTACGTTCATCATCATTTAGAACGAACTGAATCCTTTTTACTGCTTGTTTAacgtttttaatgttttattgaaaacttttttcgtTCAAGACTGCATCAAGCAATTGCAACTGCATTTACGTTCATCATTATTTAGAACGAATACCTTTTACTGCTTGTTTAacgtttttaatgttttattaaaaaaaattttcattccagcTTTGCATCAATCAAACCAAAAGATATGTTAAATAGCTATAATCAATCATTTCTTCTCCACAATTCCTTTAATTCTTCACCTATTTCTCCTTCAATCATCTGCACCTACAACTACTACTTTTAGGCACTCACACTTTTGTtactcattttcattttttccaagTGTAACTCCAACAAAACTTCCACTTTCGACCTTTTTAACAGTTAGTAGAGCAATAgcactaacaacaacaataacacgaACATCAATATTTACGGCCCCAACTACtgtacaactacaacaattatcaTACTTTCAAAATTGCTCGTACGAcgttttttgaacttttgacATTGTAAGGAGTGCACGAGTAAACGAAAAGCAACATGAAAAGCACAAGAAGTagaaatataagtaaaaaccGCAGagtacaaaacaaaattcagaTTTTGTGGCATAAAAGGCAAAAAATTTGCTGTattacaaacacaaaaaaattgtttaggaagaaactggaaaaaattgctagtaaaaaaatggaaaaagcggtaaaaatgagaaaaaatgttaaagaagaATAAACTGCAAAAGGAAATTGAAAAgagaacaacaaaataaatttggtaATAAAAAGGGTAGATCTCTGTGAAGTTTTGCCAAGACAAAAAAACTATGGAGGTAAACGAGTAgagacatatgtacgtatgcatgtggTCGTGGTCGAAATGCACAAACGTCGATAGTTAGTTATGTGCAAGGTAGTACGtaccaacaccaacaacaacaacaagaacaacaaagacCCGCACCATTGCACATCACGACGTGCCACAAAAACTCTTGAACTTTAAATTAAAGCGACCAACAGCAAAAACCGCTGCAACACGAGCAACAAcaagagcaacaaaaaaaaaaccaaaaaacacaaaaaccagcCATAAGCGCAATAACAATTGCAACTGGAAGAGTAGCCAGCCAGCTAGGCAGTCAGTCAAGCCAGTCACCAGCCAATGGCCCAAAAGCATCCGCAGCCGAGCAGCAGTCGCAGTGGCTCAGCTGGCTAGTGGCTGACGGATGATGGCTGCCTGCAAAAGAATAGTTGTCATTGTTCTTGCTAGTTTTGTTGTTCTGTTTGCTGCAAGACAGCCAAAGCTGTAGCAGAGacagcaacaaacaaaaaatacagcaACTGCAAGTTCTCCTCTTCTATGCtgccgactgcaattgatgctgACGATCGTGGCTTACAACCTGCTGGCTGCCAGCACCACCAACACATCAGTCCATATGTATTTGCACCGCTCCCCGCCCTGCATATTCCACCATAATTTCCACGTTCCTTAGGCTACCAACcaacctacacacacacacgaacttATTCTCATACATAGCAtcggcattcttttcgagtgcGCAATGCCGCACCTCCGGtttttgacaaaaacaaaagcaaaaaaaaattgtttaagattTTTTCATGTGCTCCTTCTTCTCTGCAATTCTTCTTCGCTATGCACTGTAACCGGCATTTTTCCTCGCATTTTGCATTGCATTGCAATTGCCGCAAATTGCGGCAAGCAAACGGCAATTGAATGTCGCCATTCGCCTACGACACATTTCAACTTGTTGGTAGCtctggttgttgtttttgttgatattgCTATAAATCCACTATTTACTGTTCTCTGTGTGAGCGCGTTGACTTTGCTGTCATTTTGGGTCACCTCACTTGCGCCGAAAATGGGTTGTTGCTTTACTTTCTGCCATTCCGATTGTCGCTTTtagtgttgtagttgttgtattttttattatttctttttgttgttattgttggtgtgGGTGTTGCGTGTTGTGTGTTGCCACTGGTCACTGTTGGCATTTCTAATTTGGCTGTGAGCTATTTTTTAGGGTTCGCTTACTTTGGCATTTACTTAAAGTGTTGCCGGTAATTGAGTGCTTACGAaatcctttaatgaatgcaACTATGTATTTTCAAAGTTCCCTTTTTCATATGAAATGTAAGCGTATACactttttctatttactttacttttatgcCAGATCAAACAAATGAAGAGGAAAATGTGCACTCTGCATTACCAACTTTCAATGCATTACGCCAGTTAGCTATCGACTATCGATACTTTACGCTTACTAcgcttaatttttttgaagcccaAGAcactttcatgttttttttatgaagtgaaacttcttaggcgtcgatggatgagcgagaatggagagtaaaatttcaaggccgtgcaacgttttgggcattttcgttccgcgagagagaaaaaagatataacgtagaggaaaaggagagagagagagctataccccATATATTTGATAGTAATTTACTATCATAAATCCATCCATGTTCGGTTGATTATTTGCTGTTGGCCGCCTGATTGTTGGGGCTTACTGTGCACCTTTGAGCTCTAACATATGTGTAGATGAAAGTGAAAGTGAATGGAGCCAACAATTCCGCAGGCTATATTAAGTcatataaatggaaaaaaatacgaTCCTGACCTAAAAGTATTTGCTATAATAACTGAGGGTAATAGCAAAGGAAGGAGTTTTACCATATTGAGAataagaaatgaagaaaaacttaaTGTCCCTTGTAATTTCCAAATGACGTCAGCTTaggtttgaaataaaaactttggTGAAACCATTTGAGCTCAGTCAATGTTGCTTTAGTGGAAGTaggatacttaaaaaaatagagtTGTGTGGCATTTAATTAATAGCCCCGCTAGCTCCAACTAGCCCTTATGAAGAGTGGCAACtaccctaacctaacctaaccttacctaaccctaataatatttaattgtcAAACAACTCTAATTTGTGACCTGTATTTTACATTCTTCTCTCATTTTTAGCGACCTGGCACACCAAGCGGCCCTGGACCCCGCCCACCAGGCCCACCACGTCCACCAGGCCCACAGCGTCCATCGCCACCAGGACCTGGCGAGCCTGTAAGTagaaaaaatagtattaaaacaaacttaattaatgaaaattgttattatttattaaaaagaaaactttaaatatttcactactatccaaaaatttttttttatttttaaaaggtaTCACTTGTACTAGTACGAAAGCTTTTATTGCATATTAAAAAGTCTTTATATAGATTCAAAAAAGCAGAGAGCTTTTACTTCCAAAATTGAAAGCTTCAAGACAGAAAGCTTTCACTTTTAGCTAAAAAAAACGATGAAAGCTCGGTTTCAGGAATCAACTATAAATTTATCAGactcttaaaatttaaaatagtttggtGAAAGCGGGCAAATGAACTCATAActgtgggttttttttttgttttggaaacttagattctaaattatttaaaattctgtattggcTCCTAAAAgcgcaatacattttttttgcatcaCCAATTTTATTTGGATTCGAATGTGCCGATagataattaactaaattcGAAAACCGAAatgcgaaaataaaattttaattgaataacaAAACATAGCTCATAAAAGCACTAACTGACTTGGAGttttcgtttttaataaaaatagttttcttcAGCACAAAGTTTTCAGTTTAAAACAAAACCTCAGAAATTTTAcgtaaattatataataattattttttgtatttgggcGCTTTCTTAAAAATTCTATGTAAAACTATTGACATCAATCTAATTAACTTCTTTAGAGGTTTAATTTAAGACTTAACTCAGCGAATGcgaaaaagcttttattttccTATAAAATTTCGAGTTTAATGAAATTTGGTATTATAAAAGCTTTTGCCGCTCAAAATATCGTGGCATTTCCTGAAAAGTTTGAGGCtgcaatattttaagctttccATCAATAAAATTGTCATTACTGAATTGTTTTAATTCCACTTCTTTAGGGTCACGTCCACGTTCCCGGCATGCCATTCGACTTCGAGTACGCCGTCAATGACATTGACACCGCCAACGACTATGCCCACAAGGCTTCAAGCAATGGTGATGTGGTGACTGGCGAATACCGCGTCGCACTGCCCGATGGCCGCACACAGGTCGTGCGCTACACAGCCGACTGGAAGACGGGCTATCATGCGGATGTCAGCTACCAGGGTGAGCCGCAATATCCACAAGGTCCCGGTGGTCGACCTGGCTACAAGTATTAAGCAACAATG
The sequence above is drawn from the Anastrepha obliqua isolate idAnaObli1 chromosome 4, idAnaObli1_1.0, whole genome shotgun sequence genome and encodes:
- the LOC129245993 gene encoding pro-resilin, with amino-acid sequence MMSLKSLLFISSTIAVIACVCAQLAPGSNMYLPPKPNGYNYPEPTNPLRPGTPSGPGPRPPGPPRPPGPQRPSPPGPGEPGHVHVPGMPFDFEYAVNDIDTANDYAHKASSNGDVVTGEYRVALPDGRTQVVRYTADWKTGYHADVSYQGEPQYPQGPGGRPGYKY